CATTCACACGACGTGTACtagccgtgaaaaaggtgattgtgtcaaaaagtggtgtcattgtaaaggagaataaagtagctatccattgatatgcaacacgatataaacatgtcacaaataatctgagatatagatgcttgaaaaacctttccaaacttttgttgaggagtttatttagtACATAAACTAACTGGGTTATAGAACTCAGTTCTTGCATGTTGCATGTTGAATAAAGCATTCGTAAAATAAGCACCCTCGTATTATAATGTGTCTCAACACTGAACATGCGGATTACACATAATTGTTGTATACGTATTGCAATGCCCATAGGACATTGAGTTGTAATTTCGGAAAATATAAATTTGACGATATCTTTGTCAAATTACCGAATCTACAAAAAATTTACGTACACAAGcttgatggtataaaaatctctacTTTTTTGGAATAAgttggaggatgaggctgtggatcacgaagtgcctcTTTAATGCCGTTATAGACTGCACCACACCAACCAAGAAACAGAAAGTCAAAACAGtgacaataaccatgataactatcAATTGGAAGAAACTCAGAGAAGAAGACATCTGTCAAGAAATAGAAATGGAGATGGCACAGAATATGTATGGCAATCTTTCAGACCGGGAAGGTACAGCAGAGGAGGATTGGAGCTTGTTCAAAACCCTGTTAACAGATACGCTGAAAGCAAAACGTGGCCTAAAGAAGGCGGATAAAGGTCGCAAGAAAAGAACAGCATGGTGGAATGAATGACACAGTGAAGGAAGCCATCAAGACACTCTTTAAGCAGGGGTCCAGAGTAAAGTCTCAGTGTGATTACGACAAGTATAAAGAAAAGAATGCAAGAAAGTGGTCAAAACAGGTAAGAATACATCTTGGCAGGAATATGGAGAAAACCTAGCAGAGAAATGTAAAAAATCACCCAGAGACTTTTACAAGGTAGTGAAAGACTTCAGACAAAGGGTCGAACCTTTCGACCCCACATCACTGATAAATGATGAAGCTGGAAATCCATGCACTCGCTGACCAAGAAGACAACAGATGGGAGGATATTTCAATGGTCTCCTCAACTTCAGGGACAGTCAATACTCCCAGGAAACCTTCAAGGCAGGTTTTCCTGATGAAGAGGAACCTTCTACCCTGACCAAGTACGTGCTGTTGTGAAAGAAAGTACCAAAAATAAAGCAGGTACCGATAACATTACAACAGAAGTCATCCAAGCATTGGAATCAAGTGGCTGACTAGAGTCTTCAATGCAGCATGGGAGGAGAGAGCAACACCAGATGACTGGCAAAAGGCAATAGTGATACCTAtctggaaaaagaaaggaagcaaGAGAGATTGTGAACAATACAGGGGCATCTCCTTGATGAGTCACGCCGGCAAGATGTTTGCGAAGATCGTAGAGAGAAGAAATCGACCCCTAGTGGAGCTCCAACTAAGTGAGACACAATTTGGTTTCAACAAACAGGGGATGTACTAATTGAAAAGTATATAAAGTTCAACCAGGAACTGCACATGGTGTTTCGTAGACCAAGAAAAGGCTTTTGATCGGATTGATAGAACAGTTGTGGGCTGTAATGGAGGGCTGTGGTATAAGAGGTCAACTGCTAGATAATGCCAGAGCTCTATACATGTATAAAGACTAATGTATGGTGAGAATCAGAAGTGGTCAGTCAAAGTGGTTCCCATTAAGATCGGGGTACGCCAAGGCtgtgtgctgtcaccactgttcttcttgatttatatggACAAGATCGCAAGAAAGCAAATCCAACGAGTAGAAAAATAAATGGGCTTCTCTTTGCAGATGACCAGAGCCTCGTTTACAAGGACTCTGCAGGACTTCAAGACCATACCAACAAACTAAATATAGTATGTGAGAAATATGGCATGAAAGTCAGCATAGCCAAAACAGAGACTATGGTGGTTAGCCGCTTACCCAAGGATATTGATATCACCATTAACAACAGCAAGCTGAAACAGGCAAAGGAGTTTAAGTACTTGGGAAGTATCTTATCTGAGGATGGAAGTATCAATAGAAAAATAGAGGCACGATGTGAAAAGGCCAATAATATCATTTGCCAACTAGTCCCAGTTCTTACACATCCTGCAATATATACCGATGGATACCAAAGAAAAAAAACTCACCAATGCCATATTTTCCCAACACTCTGCTACCAGTGCCAAACCTGGACTCCCGACAAAAGAACAACCCAAAAGCTCAtcacctgtgaaatgaaatgaGAGCGGCTAACAAGTCAAGGAGGGATAAAATCAGGAATGAGGATATCAGAAAGATGGTGGGTCCCACACCAATcacaaaatatgttgcaaaacaacAAGTTAGATGGTTCGGTCACCTTATGCGAATGGCCCCTAGTCAACCTGCAGCaagaaattacaacaacaaaacaacaggaACTAGGGCTAGAGGAAGACCAAGGAATAGGTGGGCAGATGGAGTAAAGGTAGTGCTCGCAACTGAAGATATGGTATCACCATGAGTGAAATTACCCGACTCGCCCAAAAAAGAAGGTTACATTTCCCCACGACGCCATGAAAGGCAAAAGTGGTGGATAAAAGTAAAGTAAGTTTAGACTGTATCCTGATCATTGAAAAGAGTAATGGATTTTTATAGGTATATTTATATATTGTCATATCATATGCATCTTACAGGGACTCAGACGACAATAAATCTTTATgtacaaacattatgtagtcctAGGTTTATGACGGCTAAAAATCCCAACTTTTTTGGAGCAAGTGGGGtgacgaggctgtggatcacgaagtgttATACTCCATAgtcttgattttgttattctcatttatttcatttttaaactTTAAACCTAACACTTACACTGCCTCCTCAACTCAACGAGTTATCGTGACTGCACTGACAGACTCCTCTGAATCCACAGACCGTCTGCTAAAAGTCTATAACCCAGTCTGTGATTTTGGATACTTTTCCACTTATTTTTCGGCAGTAAACAAAGTAATCTGACAAACTTGTGAGTACATTTATAGATAATAAATTATGCTATTGCTTATTTGCTTCAAATTCATCTGTGCAAATTGAAATTCTGCCTGTGCAATTTTTTTTAGCACAACAAAATGTACTGAAAATATCAATTCGTCAAAAACATTGTCTAATTTGACTAATTATTACTTTGTAACAAATATATTGGTTTATCGTTCACGAAATGTTCTGAATgctgaaaatatatatatttgcaatgatgaaaaaaGTTTTAGTATGTCAAATTAATTTCAAACACGACAAATTATTTTCTTCACTATAGATATTCCACTTGCAAAAATAAATGACGAACtattttgaaattgtatttttgtcatttcCATTTGAACTAGTAAATATCTCAATAAAAGGAGGATAGCTATAAGCATTAATGATATAGTGAAAGAATAGTAAGCTGCAACTGTCGAATGCAAGGCTGCATTTGCTCATATAATGCATCCTGATAATGTACCTCTAAATATGTCACACATAGCCTAGTCACTGCGCAATCAAGCGTGCAAGAGATTGATGTCAATTTGTCAAAAGCTGTACGCCAAAATGACGAACATtttcacttttctttccattactatcctTTTGTGAAGTACCAAATATCTGAAGTGTTTCCAGTATCGTGAAGATTCGCCCATTGGCGCATATGGGCTCCCTGACATGATTGGATAGACATAACTAAATTGTCCTCCTGCAAAAATCCCACCAACAAATAAGGGTACGAGCCCTTTTAAATTATTGTtcggattttcagaggagggagctctctactCTCTATTTGTACGTGAAATTAATCCACAGGATCTTATGTGCGCCATTTGGTGAATCCTTACggtatgttaggaaaatatttctgctgGGATTGCCCATGCAAAtgaagttagggttagggcaGTCATTTGCATATTGGGGCAATCGAATGAGTTCGCAACCGTATTTGtctgttattttaaaaatgtgcCTAATATGTTCAATTCAAGATGCATTATGGGTAATTGACAAATGAAAATCGCATTAGTAATTTATTAACGATGACAGAGTTATATTGTAATGAGAATAGAAAGTAAACAGACATTACATGGATCCAATGATAAAATTTACGAAATTCAATATGGCTCTATTTCGTGAAAATGTATGTCGTGAATCTCAAAATGTGCTAATGATACATGAACATGAGCTGCATCGTTACCCACTCATGTCAATTCATCAGCCATTGCTAATAAATAGCAATAATGTAACTTCAAAGCTGCATGATACGTCATATTTCTTAATATTGGTGTGCACCGAAGCCGAGAATTCAAATATTGGGAAGACAAAATTATTGGTATTGCAAATTCtcatttaatttttaaagaaataaatcGACCGCTTGCTCTTTAATATGTCGGGTCACTCGGGTGCATCTTTTGTCTTTCATATATTCCTTATTCGGTGATTTCAAAATGACCAGCTTGTCACAATAAATAGTTTAGTTGCAAAACGCGTTGTATCCAAGAACTatcgcatatgtgatgcgatcaagcaaaatcagtcggaactcggaaatattgattttgagatatagccaaacaaaggcaatatttccttttatatacctcatatatagattcctctcatctgattggttaaaagtggagtcattaaaatagctgttccccctttttctatcaagatgacgtcatacaacaactgtgccccgggcacagttgattctatgcccggaaaataattggatattcgcaaccccgaatacacagatcgctcgtatacattgcgcacccactatacggccggcgttgattacgagtgttgagactatcgcggtcacagttcgcaatgaatttgacctctccttgcttgacgacgatctttcaccggccgccgtagtgagtgcagtgattgtttacaaaatgttacatgtcaaggatttatacctgccaaatgtcactttttagacaaattactacgacctggagactcggcagtgtgtgatgttagcacagaaacggtagggttgttttagattatgacatcggtagatatcggtccaaattctgcacccttgctcttgcatgcactgtcatgctgtgtgcatttaagcctaaaggcctatgcagttaaaagcttgtaggccttgtcagtcaggaaatcttttaaccaatcaaatgagaagaatctatattattcggtatataaaacaaatattgactgcttaatattcgggcacagtttaaaattataggccctcggtgatgtcaaaaccatgactatgccctcagcttcgcttcgggcatagtcatggttttgacatcacctcgggcctataattttaactgtgcccctcatagcagtcaatatttgtatattgtttcctcatgttttggaaactctttaattgctcatatcattggaactggttgtttaatttcaatggggttttctgcaaattgcagctttgtaaatgttgtttactatcctataagaaactgataatttgatatttccgagttccaactgattttgtttgatcacatatatctatttcattttGACAATAATAAAGAGATACAACCTTGTGATGCTACCCAGACGGTCAGACCATATCATTAATGAGGAAAATATAATCTTCCAGTTGACAGCGGAAGTTTTATTGAAGTTATATACCGCATATAAATAATTGTACGTATATTGTTTAATGGAAAGCCACTAATGCAAAGACCTTTTCTGATTAAAGTGGCCATGACTTACAAAATACATAATGCGGTATATTAAATAGAATGTTTCTCTAGTTAAAACTACCACTTTCTCCTTAATAAATAGACCATCATTTCAAATTTAATGACAGTGTGAATCGGTCAAAACATAATGTTGCTTGCAGCCAAATAAGACAATGACTCATTAGCACATCCTACTCGTGCATCGACAGAAATTTAGTTCATAAACTTGGAGTAAAATAAATGAGTGTCATTAGCTGGACTATTTCCATGATTTTAGTCCCAAAGAGGTGAATTGATGCGCGAAATTTGTGCTCCGCatgtttcacattttacatgttaaatttttgttgaatgtaaaaattggtttgaaataaaaataaaaatataatacaaCCAACAATGTATTAGTTTTTACCTAGACATTTTTAATGCAATGTTTTTATCTTGCCATAGTTCTGTAAAAAATTATACACGCAATGTGATTTGTTGTGCTTTTCTTTGCAAATACGTTATTGTATCTAAACattatatgtacatgtaaatgAGAAAGGGAATAAAGGAATAAGgattatgtttgctttaatttgtttGATAACATTAACATCACCCCTACAAGACTAAGTTCAATTGTAAAATTATGTGTTACTCATGAAATTGCTTTAAAATTCTAATTTCGtttatcgtcagcctgctacgctaattgccaaagtcatttttgtaattttgagaacaatgtACAAAATGTGGTTTAAGCATGCATCAGTTCCGTAAttaccctaattatttctgattattccctttaatttgtatcaTTTAGACTTTTAACAATAATTCTAATCAAGCCATCACATGTAATATATAGGTATCTATCGTATATTACCTTGATCTGTCATATTTTGAAAGTATATagaatacaaattacaatgcaatgcaatgtactgTGGTTACATTGATATTTACAGCTTAAGCTGAAGTAATGAAAATAGGAAACTAACGTTTTAGATTTTTAGGTTAATTGGTCACGCTCCTAAAGTGCTCCCAAATGATGGCGATGCTAATAACTTCTCAAGTTGTGCGCGATCAATTTCCTAAAGTAAGCCCAGCAAATAGTAGTAAATTTCCAAGGTAAAGCttatattgtgggataggcttttacgacgggaattcataacaattagtgggtttttagcgggttcgccgtcggacaagtttagaactgtcaagctttcgtcaggagtagctctgacatCTTCAGGTCAAAGTACCTAAGAAAGCTTATAGTATAGTTttacaatcaaaatatttttcccaATGAAGAATAAAAATACAAGTGAATTAACTATAGAGTAAGAAAGTGTTTCTTCACGGTGCAAATGCTTTCCTGACTTTCTGAGCAGACTGTTACTTCGTCAATATCAAACAGTGGTGTTCGCAGGATGTTTAAAAGTGGGATGGAGGGGGAAGGGGACACGGGTCTCGATTCCCCCGACTGTTCAGAATTGTTTGACTCGCTTCTCTTCGCTTCGATTTTCTGCTCAGTATCTGCTCACTTTCAGTAACTCAAACAATAGATACCATGCATACGAACACCCAGCCGTCTTGGTATCGTGAATGTCACCTGTCAATCCAATCTGGTTACTCAATAGCTGTGAATTAATCTCTGTGCTGGATAATAGGCATTTACAAGAATTTAAGATTAGCCCGAACGGTTCATGTGTGACAAAGGAGCACACGCTGGCTGGACCGAGACCAACTACACTTGTTCTGGCCACAGGATGGCGACAAACAAGATATTTAGCGGTCTACATTTTATGCCCGGGTCTTAGGTCtactttaaggctacatgctctttttggttgaaatatttggcgggaaataatcccgccaaaacattaaagtaatcttttcccataactaaatatcatagtcatgaAATtcatgatgcatctggtagcttagatcataactttcattatacttagttgcaattatcccagataattcttgatttgttttacagagtcttgaattgtcgatgtttttcatcaaaaacatcactcggtgtattttgaaactcgaggcattaactcttctcaaattagccccaaatcataatttattatatgcacgtgtagcaaacaccaatgggaataattggatgTTGTTTGCGGAgtctaaatttgatttgattttatttcacaataattctaaggtgataATTTTGACCTggcatttcctttttggatttccaatttaaattcattgatatgtgatattttgaataaataaagagtacgcttacctttctgcaacacttcccggtatcattaagcatctgctgataaccaacattttagctgaaaacagtcccttccgatcatttttgaacaaaatatggttcaaaagtacgtacactacgcgtatatactggcacagcgaggtaatgaaaagagctatttacggtggggtatctattgtaagctattagggtaggcctatagtatatcttcccgcaagtgacaagatgtgtcaagcaggtgcatacataagggcggtatattcaaacggtattgtctggatcaatgagtatcgattgcgcacgtatacacggatgtgtgtggtcctccccaggttttgacatgaattacaaatgacgtcgtgaatgacccagcgttttcattttattattacaaaattaatcgtcgtttatcacgagtcctaagagtcgtaccagttcaattcatcaaaattaatttgtattaaatgaaaaacaaacaaacaagtagagtcatatgtctttctatgactgtattcctaccaaaatctgattttcaatacactagaaacgtgttgataagtatatctttgaaaatcgccgaatgttaaccacagtcaccgtggcacagtagccATCTTTatcattcatagtgcaattggcagtggttcgaaccctggtgaaaatgttagtattttttattctttttactaatgcgctgtgccgtttttcaaacacgcccctgaatgaaattgattaaTTCAGCATGCTTTTGATTGTGACTATAAAGCATGGCTAACGTGTCgcttaaaattaattgtatttcagtgTTCTCGAATATTATGGCTGCCAAAAAGCAAAGATTTTGGTAGATGAAGGGAAAATTTTTGTGGGGAAAATTGGTTGCATTGCATGAACCGTTTGAGACAGTACAAAACTGTCAATTTCAACGTCACCTCCTTGCGTTACACGTGGAAGTAAATATCAAAGATGCAAATCTCAATCTCGTTTTATGCGGCTGATCTCACACGCTTTTCAATGGACAATTTGTACGTATGAACTGTACGTATGAATGAGGTCAAAATGTCTACCTCACTGTTGCTTTATtgattataatgatttcttactaATAAAATGGATCATATTAATGTTTAGATTTTCCTTCCTATAATTATGTTCCTATATCCTTGACTatctttaacatattgtaaaaCGGACACATTTTAGTGCATTTCCACGTTGTCCGCTAGTTTATTTTGTACGTGCGGAGtctgatttgattgattgattgattgattgattgattgattgaaatagTCCGAATCGCCTTGCTTAAAGCAGAAGAGACAACAATTGAATTAACAACATCTTTGCCTTGTTTCATTTCAGATCTTCACCATCAACATGACAAAACACATCTTGATATCAGTGCTATGTCTCGGAATAACCTCCATTATAAGTGTCAAGACACAAGATAACCCTATCAGGACCAATGACATTGACGTTGACGTGGACCCATCAGATCCACTAGTACCTCTACTTTCTGATATAATAGGAGAACGTTACAGGTTATTACAATTACTCATACAATCCTCCAAGAATGAGCCTTTACTTTCGTACTCACCCTATGATATTGAAGATGACGTGCCTCAATCCAGCGATGCATTCCAATCAGAAGGAGATATGCCTGCAATTGACGTTGTTAGGCAACCGTTGATTAGAAGAGTATTTAAACGTCTGGAGCCAGAAGTCCAGATCTTAGTCCGGATGGCAATTATGAGGAAGCTCCAAGAAGAGGCACATACAAGACAACCACTTCATCTTGGTGAAAGCATCGGGATGCGTTTTAAGAAAGCTAGGGAAGACATTTTAGGCGAGATGCGATCACCATCTGGTAAATTTTCTTCCGATGAAGATAGTGAAAAGACAGAAATTCAAAAGAGGCTGCCCGCCTTGTCGGAAGACGTAAAAGAGGCAGTGCTAAGTGCGGTACTGGACAAGCTTCGGAATAGTAGAAAATCGGTAGAGCTACAGGGCATGAGAGGTGGAAGATAACATTATGTGGGTTAATGATTATAAGATATCTTACTGAACATGTTGAAGGTATTATTTGGTGCTATATGAATTAGTGTATGTTATTTATTGATTTGTGCATAGATCTATAAATATTCTTACAGAAATTGACCGTATGTATGAGTTAGAAGTTTGAAATTGATGATGTAAATCTTATATAGAATTTTGTCTTTTATTTGATATAGCTATCAGTTTTCTTCATTTTCTTAAAACATTCCACAAGATTACAATATCGCCAAAACACTCCCATTGCACAAGTCTATAAATAGCATTAGAAATGCAGCCTTTGCTATGAACTtgtttttgaaaatttacttACTATAGTGTATACCGAATCTTAcatttacactgcaaaaacagtgtttagaaagtgatgCCAAGAATGTGTTcagaaacgttatgtttagaatatggatgtcagttgtttagaaattaaacactatcactgaccaatgttcagaaatttgacacatgatgttatTCTTcaaaacgtgtttacaaagtgatggcaaattgtgtttagaaaagtgtttttaaatcgctaaacactgtttttgcagtgtattgttTAAAGGCTGGCTATGCTCCACATTTAATAGTCATATTAGAACAATTAACGAACGAAAAAGtggtataaaacaaacaaaatactctTATCTGCACAAAATGTGTAATATGTAATCAAGAGGGTTGAAAAGCAGAAAGACTTAACATTATGAGTTTTAATTTGAAAGACTTTCTTGTTCTCGACAACCCTCGAAATGAAGTAATTTCCAGCCTGAAAACTAACCAATGGAATAATCGCttactctcttaatgtaaaagagagtgaattttcactcttaCAAAGAGTGACTTTAGGGACCAGTCCTTGAAGAGTGAAAATCATatttcactctcaaaagagtgctttctcactcttaaaaagactgaacccactctcaaaagagtggaaatgaaatgactctcactccaaaaaagtggtaattcactcttaattgagtgaaaactaatcaatctttttagagtggaTTATATTACTCTCTTGTCACTCGAATAGGAGCCAATTTTACTCGATAAGAGTGAAAATCAGTTCACTCTTGAcagggagtgaaaatttcactcttttacatttagagagtacgtcATTAGTAATCAGCATTGTTATTTTCGCAACATATAAATGCAATTGTAGATTTGAAGGTTAAGAAAGAGGTAACGCACTTAATCCGCAAACGGAAATATATTTTAAGTTATACAGCATTATGTTACCATAGCATTCTATAATCTAAGGAGATGTGTGTATATATATACGTGACTGTATATCATGATGCATATTTGAATTATTGTATATGTTACGTGATTATAAAGACGCTTTGTTTTACACGGATTTATGAAAAGATATTTCATAGTgtagggtttcttatgaaataatACACTTGCTTTTAACATGCTACGTTTACCAAAACAATTAACCAAAAACGTGCaagtgtattttattttgttacctAAAGAAAAGCAAACAATGAGCAAATATTGAAAGTGTATAAATGAAAATTGGCGCTGCCCAACGTTCAAATATCAATAGTCTGCAGTTTGGGCAAAATTTAactaattttgatatcaaattggatcgattgagcccacctttattggtcgagctatagttttaaaatattggacgagccgTACTCGAGtccaatattatttttttaaattcatagcGAATtaagccaataaatattgggggtgTAAAGCATCGaatgttatcattattttgttttgcatcCAATATTTTCCCACACTtgtattcatcaaaacataattatggttaacatttaaaaaattatcaaattaagcCCTTATTCATTTAAATTTCTACCATTAATTTACTGTTGATATTGGAACTATAACGTTGTGTTAATATTTGTCCAATGTTTTGCAGTGATACTTTGTCCGATATTCACGAAATATGAAATTAACAGGAGATAACGCATATCATAATTATGTAAGTGATTCACACAATAATCTGAAAAGAAAAGTATATCGTCGGCATAAATATGAACACGTGGCATTATGAAATTGgtagtttgtaaataaaattagaaattgacaTAATGATAATTTAATTATATTAGATTAATTAGAAAAGTACAtagaataaataatatgatatataatatgatataggcctagatgTATGTTTTGGTGAAACTTAATGGAATATATGTGAGCCAACGGAACGGTCCATGGACCAGGCTCAAAATTATTTTGTGTTCGTTTAGTGTACATGTAGTAGTTTTACCGTTTCCCGGTTACACGCGCAAAACATACTTTCCTGACTCAAACAAAAATGGACGCCAGAATATGAGTGCATTTCATCAGTTTGATATCACAGCTATGATATGAGTTAATGATATCATACCATTGACACATTTGATACACGactaaattccaaataattataaTAGTTTTGGTACCGTAAAGTTGAACAAGAAGTCAAGAAA
Above is a genomic segment from Amphiura filiformis chromosome 17, Afil_fr2py, whole genome shotgun sequence containing:
- the LOC140137847 gene encoding uncharacterized protein; translated protein: MTKHILISVLCLGITSIISVKTQDNPIRTNDIDVDVDPSDPLVPLLSDIIGERYRLLQLLIQSSKNEPLLSYSPYDIEDDVPQSSDAFQSEGDMPAIDVVRQPLIRRVFKRLEPEVQILVRMAIMRKLQEEAHTRQPLHLGESIGMRFKKAREDILGEMRSPSGKFSSDEDSEKTEIQKRLPALSEDVKEAVLSAVLDKLRNSRKSVELQGMRGGR